The genomic interval CCATTTATGATTGATATAGTTGAATAAAGCATAAACGATTCTCCGGCAGCTTGGGGCGTTTTGGAAATATCCCATTATTTTCAGACGCCGTCTTACCTCACGGAAGGCTCTCTCGATGACGTTGGTGGTTCGGATGAGTTTACGGATCTGCTGGGG from Candidatus Zixiibacteriota bacterium carries:
- a CDS encoding transposase, which codes for PQQIRKLIRTTNVIERAFREVRRRLKIMGYFQNAPSCRRIVYALFNYINHKWHRNNEIIKTIKNMIQKAA